A region from the Citrobacter koseri ATCC BAA-895 genome encodes:
- a CDS encoding fimbrial protein codes for MQMIKQCFFLLILASAALFMPHAKAACTTPDMPKMINVASVSVPTTLAIGETIPGTEQTVHVAGQCDQSIDSGLEIVSCYYGTGAEIPGLRGVYDSGVPGVGIALMNEQGQRISGAGGVQCDSRGTPIGYVSSDGQQSFNFNVTLELVKTGSDVTSGTLVQAQTEFGIGVFGHEGIGSPNHIAYAGNVDLETVTCSVLPKNLTVNLGDFPISDFMGVGTLSMPAQNFNVMVNCNSTVQPEVKITSANGYESGFAGVMKLTQQSGMATGVGVRMLFDGNIATFDNYVNTQSEAKANETLDIPFQVRYEQISDDVTPGPANTVATITLAYK; via the coding sequence ATGCAAATGATTAAACAGTGTTTTTTCCTCCTGATTTTGGCCAGCGCAGCCTTGTTTATGCCGCATGCAAAGGCGGCCTGCACAACGCCGGATATGCCCAAAATGATCAACGTGGCATCTGTTTCCGTACCGACGACGCTGGCGATTGGTGAGACCATTCCAGGAACAGAGCAAACCGTACACGTTGCCGGACAGTGCGATCAAAGTATTGATAGCGGTCTGGAAATTGTCTCCTGCTATTACGGAACAGGCGCTGAGATACCAGGCCTGAGAGGGGTGTACGACTCCGGGGTGCCCGGCGTTGGTATCGCGCTGATGAACGAGCAAGGCCAGCGGATCAGCGGCGCAGGCGGCGTACAGTGCGATTCACGCGGCACGCCGATCGGTTATGTATCCAGCGATGGACAGCAGTCATTTAACTTCAACGTCACGCTTGAGTTGGTGAAAACCGGCAGTGACGTGACCTCCGGTACACTGGTGCAGGCGCAAACAGAGTTTGGGATTGGCGTGTTTGGTCACGAAGGTATCGGGAGTCCTAACCACATTGCCTATGCCGGCAATGTGGATCTCGAAACCGTAACCTGCTCCGTGTTACCGAAAAACCTGACCGTCAATCTGGGCGACTTTCCGATCAGTGATTTTATGGGAGTAGGCACCCTCTCGATGCCAGCACAGAATTTTAACGTTATGGTCAACTGTAATTCCACCGTACAGCCTGAAGTGAAGATCACCAGTGCGAATGGCTACGAATCGGGTTTTGCCGGCGTGATGAAGCTGACTCAGCAAAGTGGGATGGCGACCGGCGTCGGCGTCAGAATGCTGTTTGATGGCAATATCGCCACCTTCGACAACTACGTCAACACGCAAAGCGAGGCAAAAGCCAACGAAACGCTGGATATTCCGTTCCAGGTCCGCTATGAGCAAATCAGCGACGACGTTACGCCAGGCCCGGCAAATACCGTCGCCACGATTACGCTGGCCTATAAGTGA
- a CDS encoding fimbrial protein, whose translation MKKMVFLLAAGLMAYACADDIQVQMVGNIYANTCSVDSASKDLTVDLGQASSSDFKDVGDTGEWKAFSLEVTHCPKTLTLANAFFYGQADSVHPTKFANSGSAKGLALELADRQDNILIAPQASFNVLINQSDHTATFPLAARYYATSMPVSAGSFDSVIQVTFTYQ comes from the coding sequence ATGAAAAAAATGGTTTTCTTACTCGCCGCAGGTCTGATGGCATATGCCTGCGCAGATGATATCCAGGTGCAAATGGTGGGTAACATCTATGCCAACACCTGCTCCGTGGACAGCGCCAGTAAAGATTTAACCGTCGATTTGGGGCAGGCGTCATCCAGTGATTTCAAAGACGTAGGCGATACCGGCGAATGGAAAGCGTTTTCCCTGGAAGTAACGCATTGCCCAAAAACACTCACGCTGGCCAACGCGTTTTTTTACGGACAGGCCGATAGCGTACACCCGACCAAATTTGCTAACAGCGGCAGCGCGAAAGGGCTTGCGCTGGAGCTGGCCGATCGGCAGGACAATATTCTCATCGCCCCGCAGGCAAGTTTTAACGTGCTGATCAACCAAAGCGATCACACGGCCACTTTCCCGTTAGCCGCCCGCTATTACGCCACGTCCATGCCCGTCAGCGCGGGCTCGTTCGATAGCGTTATACAGGTCACATTTACCTATCAGTAG
- the dinG gene encoding ATP-dependent DNA helicase DinG encodes MALTAALKAQIAAWYKALQEQIPDFIPRAPQRQMIADVAKTLAGEEGRHLAIEAPTGVGKTLSYLIPGIAIAREEQKTLVVSTANVALQDQIYSKDLPLLRKIIPDLRFTAAFGRGRYVCPRNLAALASSEPNQQDLLAFLDDELTPNNQEEQKRCARLKGDLDSYKWDGLRDHTDIAIDDALWKRLSTDKASCLNRNCHYYRECPFFVARREIQEAEVVVANHALVMAAMESEAVLPEPKNLLLVLDEGHHLPDVARDALEMSAEISAPWYRLQLDLFTKLVATCLEQFRPKTTPPLANPERLNAHCEELYELIASLNNILNLYMPATQDAEHRFAMGELPDEIMAICQRLAKLTEMLRGLAELFLNDLSEKTGSHDIVRLHRVILQMNRALGMFEAQSKLWRLASLAQSSGAPVSKWATREARDGQIHVWFHCVGIRVSDQLERLLWRSVPHIIVTSATLRSLNSFSRLQEMSGLKEKAGDRFVALDSPFNHVEQGKIVIPQMRYEPLIDNEEQHIAEMAAYFRQALESKKHHGMLVLFASGRAMQRFLEHVTDLRLLLLVQGDQPRYRLVELHRKRVANGERSVLIGLQSFAEGLDLKGDLLTQVHIHKIAFPPIDSPVVITEGEWLKSLNRYPFEVQSLPSASFNLIQQVGRLIRSHGCWGEVVIYDKRLLTKSYGQRLLNALPVFPIERPEVPEVKKRPTKVVAGRKKSIRAKGRAPTDR; translated from the coding sequence ATGGCATTGACCGCTGCGCTTAAAGCGCAAATCGCCGCCTGGTATAAGGCGCTTCAGGAGCAGATCCCCGACTTTATCCCCCGTGCGCCGCAGCGGCAGATGATCGCCGATGTCGCCAAAACGCTGGCGGGTGAAGAAGGGCGTCATCTGGCGATTGAGGCGCCGACCGGGGTCGGGAAAACCCTCTCTTACCTTATTCCCGGTATTGCCATCGCCCGCGAAGAACAAAAAACGCTGGTGGTGAGCACCGCCAACGTGGCGTTGCAGGATCAGATCTACAGCAAAGATCTCCCGCTGCTGCGCAAAATCATTCCTGACTTGCGGTTTACCGCCGCGTTTGGTCGTGGGCGCTACGTTTGCCCGCGTAATCTGGCGGCGTTGGCCAGCAGCGAACCGAATCAACAGGATCTGCTCGCGTTTCTGGATGACGAACTGACGCCGAATAACCAGGAAGAGCAAAAGCGCTGCGCCAGGCTAAAGGGCGATCTTGACAGCTACAAATGGGACGGGTTGCGCGATCATACCGATATCGCCATTGACGACGCGCTCTGGAAGCGCCTGAGCACCGATAAAGCCAGTTGCCTGAACCGCAATTGCCATTACTACCGCGAATGCCCTTTTTTTGTCGCCCGACGGGAAATTCAGGAAGCTGAAGTGGTGGTGGCGAACCATGCGCTGGTGATGGCGGCGATGGAGAGCGAAGCGGTGCTGCCGGAGCCGAAAAATCTTCTGCTGGTGCTGGACGAAGGCCACCATCTGCCGGATGTCGCGCGCGACGCGCTGGAGATGAGCGCTGAGATCTCCGCCCCCTGGTATCGCCTGCAACTGGATCTGTTCACTAAGCTGGTGGCGACCTGCCTGGAACAGTTCCGCCCGAAAACCACGCCGCCGCTGGCGAATCCTGAGCGCCTGAATGCGCACTGCGAAGAGTTGTACGAGCTGATTGCCTCGCTCAACAACATCCTGAATCTGTATATGCCCGCGACGCAGGACGCTGAGCACCGCTTTGCGATGGGCGAGTTACCGGATGAGATCATGGCGATCTGCCAGCGACTGGCGAAGCTGACGGAAATGCTGCGTGGGCTGGCAGAGCTGTTCCTTAACGATCTCAGCGAGAAAACCGGCTCGCACGATATTGTGCGCCTGCACCGGGTGATTTTGCAGATGAACCGCGCGCTGGGCATGTTTGAGGCGCAAAGCAAGCTCTGGCGGCTGGCGTCGCTGGCGCAGTCTTCCGGTGCGCCGGTCTCGAAGTGGGCCACGCGGGAGGCGCGCGATGGGCAGATACACGTCTGGTTCCACTGTGTGGGCATTCGCGTCAGCGATCAGCTTGAAAGGCTGCTCTGGCGCAGCGTGCCGCATATTATTGTAACGTCGGCGACCCTGCGTTCGCTTAACAGCTTCTCGCGCTTGCAGGAGATGAGCGGCCTGAAGGAGAAAGCGGGCGATCGCTTTGTGGCGCTGGACTCCCCCTTTAATCATGTGGAGCAGGGTAAAATTGTCATTCCGCAAATGCGCTATGAACCGTTGATTGATAACGAAGAGCAGCATATTGCGGAGATGGCGGCCTATTTCCGTCAGGCGCTGGAAAGCAAAAAACACCACGGCATGTTGGTTTTGTTTGCCAGCGGACGGGCGATGCAGCGCTTTCTGGAGCATGTGACCGATTTGCGTCTTTTGCTGCTGGTTCAGGGCGATCAGCCGCGCTATCGCCTGGTGGAACTGCACCGTAAGCGGGTGGCGAACGGCGAGCGCAGCGTGCTGATTGGCCTGCAATCTTTTGCCGAGGGGTTGGATCTGAAAGGCGACCTGCTGACTCAGGTACATATTCACAAGATTGCGTTTCCTCCCATCGACAGCCCGGTGGTGATCACCGAAGGCGAGTGGCTGAAAAGCCTGAATCGCTACCCGTTTGAAGTGCAGAGCCTGCCAAGCGCGTCGTTTAACCTGATTCAGCAGGTGGGCCGTTTGATTCGTAGCCACGGCTGCTGGGGAGAGGTGGTGATTTACGACAAGCGTCTGTTAACCAAAAGCTACGGGCAGCGTTTGCTGAATGCGCTCCCGGTATTTCCGATTGAACGCCCGGAAGTGCCGGAGGTAAAAAAACGCCCGACAAAAGTGGTTGCCGGGCGTAAAAAAAGCATCCGTGCGAAGGGGCGCGCTCCTACTGATAGGTAA